ctgggcagctcccatttggtgcgaggggtgcaggtaggaatgtggggggggtgtgtgtgcaggagctcccgtttggtgctcagggtgggggtgagacTGTGGTGGGTGCAacagtcagggcatggggttggggggctgtgtatgtatgggggatgcaggagtcagggcaggaggctgggggtgtgtgaggagggtgcaggagtcagggtagAGGGCTGGGGTCCTGCGggtggtgcaggggtcagggcagagagctgtgggggtggactagggtcgtgggggtgctcccagccccctgctcagagcagctcacgagcagggggctggaggggatatgccctgactccagcccccttccccaaggccttgtccccacctcttctccgtcTCCTCCCTGGAGCCGCGAGCACGCtgcggctccacttctccccctcctgcacaaaggccatcagctgattggcagcagggagggagaggaggcggggcaggaacccagcatgctgggagaagaggcgggggaggggggagcttgcctgccctgcagcagcagctggcaggaccaggcttcttcaccctgcccccgcgggggggggggggggggcgcagcggAGAAGAGTGGGCTGGGCGggcaagatttttaaaggcacgctgctgcctcctggggtcccggcctgggttcggcagtgggctgagcagtgccggcggctgggacccagcaggcagcagtgtgccgtctttggcatgcatgccataggttgccgacccctgatctagaccatccctgatggtgTTTGTTCAATCTAcccttaaaaatccccaatgatggagatttcacaacctccctaggcaatttattccagtgcttaaccactctgacagttaggaagtttttcctaatgtccatcctaaaccacccttgctgcaatttaagcccattgcttctcgtcctatcttcagaggttaagaacaacaatttttctccctcctccttgtaacaaccttttgtgaacttgaaaactgttatcatgtcccctttcacTCTTCTGTTTCTCCAAACTAAgcaaaccaattttttcaatcttccctcataggtcatgttttgtagacctttaatcatttttgttgctcttctctggactttctccaacttgtccacatccttcctgaaatgtggcaccaagaactggacgcaatactccagttgaggcctaatcagcatggagtagagtggaagaattacttcttgtgtcttgcttacaatactcctgctcaTACATCCAGGAAGTTTgcttgttgactcatatttagcttgcaatccactatgacctccagatccctttccacagtactgtttcctaggcagtcatttcctattttgtatatgtgcaactgattgttccttcctagtggaatactttgcatttgtcctttttgaatttcatcctatttacttcagaccatttctccagtttgtccagatcatacGTCTTTCTGAAGAGCCACCTGACATCAGCAGGCATAGAGGAGTTTAAAATCTGCATTGAAACCTTTACAGTGGGAAACTAGAGAGAGAAACTACTTCCGTCTGTGCAAGGTGGATTGAGTAACATCCGGGGAAACAAACACTGTGCTCCCAAAAAAGGGAATCAGGGTGTGGAGTCAACTCTCAATATCCACTTCTGCTCTGTGGTTCAAATCAAAATGAATTGTTAGTGTTAGCATTAGCATTATGTTATTATCTACTGCCCTGACTGAGATGGGGGGCCCAGttgtgctagacgctgtacagCAACACAGAGTCCTTGTTCTGAAGAACTTACTTTGTAAATGGCTGAGGCAAAGGGtaggaggggaaatggaggcacagacagggaggtgaagtgactttcctgGGGTCACGCAGTAGATCAGTGGCAGAGAGGGCAGGTCAATGTTGTATTGCCAAGTCCCAGGAAAAGCACAACTTTTCTAAAGCAATAAACTGATGCAGGTTTATTTAAAAGTTGGAATCTCTCTGGCTCAGTTAAGATGTTCTGTGCCTGGGCAtggccaggcagagcagggagtctGGTGAATAGTCACTCTGCAGCATGTTTCCCTTGGAaaaacatagaatcacagaaatgtagggctgaaagggaccttgaaagttcatctagcccagcaccttgcactgaggcaggaccaaggaacCTAGATAACCCCGACAGGTGtctgtccagcctgttcttaaacacctccagtgatggggggtTCCACAACTACATTGTGACTTTCTATTGCCTGAGTATCCTTGAGGGGCCCTTCCGGGGCTTTCCAGCATATGGAAAATGACTGGGTAAGCCCCTGatagaagaggaaggatggtgcacGGGTACCTCATCTTACAGAACCATCACTAGATTCTGTTCTAGCTCTTTCTTTCTGGTGTGGGGAAAAATAACTTGAGACGATTAGCTTAGCAGTAGGAGATTAAGTGGGAAGGCAACGGAAATGGAGAAGTCTGTTAAAAGAAAGAGGTGGTGACAACAATGTAGTTGAAGTCAATGCCAGTTTGTGAGGCACAGCGTGAATCTGGGATGACAGAACAAAAACGGAGAGGATTCTATTCAATCGAACAGCTTCCAAGGGGTTTACTTTCCTTTGGCTAATTTTGAGTTTGGCCCGTTCTACGTGCCTTGATGTTCACAAAGCTTACGGCAATGGGTTGCGAGGGAGGATAAAGGTTTGTTTCCTCCAACAGCAGATACATTTCTGAATGCTAGTATAGAAATTCTTATTCGTATTCCGGTAGCACGTAGATCCCAGCCGAGACGGGGGAGCATTGTGCCCATACTCACCTCTTGAATCCACTCATGGGATTTAGAAAAaaatgggagagattttcaaaagtgccaaagaGATTTGGATGCTCAACACCCACTGAAAACCAACGGGAGTTTTGCTccttaggctaggtctacaccAGAAAAGGTGTGTTggtatagctatgctggcaaacccCCCTGGGGTGGATGCAGCTTAAATTGGCAAAGGAGTGTTTTTGCCAGTAGAGCTTATACTGGTTCCCAAAGCAAAATAAGCTACACTGATAAAAGCACTTTGTGGTGTGCTGGAATGTAATAACAGTAGAAAATGTCAGAATAACTGGCTCCAATGGAATTATTTAATCAGAGATTCATACAGCACTGCACAGGATACAGAAAGAAAACATCTTCCCATCCCCTGTAGATAGTGAAGAGAAGGTAGTTGGGCCCTTCCTCTGTACCTGCTGGAATGCTGGCAGCGTTCATTCCCAGTCTAACTCCCCAAACCTCTGTCTCTTTATAGGGTGTGAGACAAAGAATTTTTCcctttttggagggaaaaatacTTTCACATGATTAGTTTCACCCTGTTCTGCTTTTGATTCCTTATCTGAACTAATTACTTATGGCGTTTCTGTCATGGCTGTCCCAGGTTCCATGGCTGAGTTAAACTAAAGGGCTTTCTGATCTGGTCATTATTACTGACAGCTGTGGCAACTGGCAGTTCTTAATGAGTTTAAAGACACCTTTCAGTGGGTCATTATTTCACCCCTTACAGAAAACGTTTGCAATCACAAGTACCTCTTATTGCTCAGAGAACATAATTAGATGGCAAGCACTCCTTACCAATTACCCAGTCTTATTTATTATAACATACTTCTGTAGGTACCTTTCATTAGTTCTGAGGGGTCCCTTCCCTGGGTGTCTGGCTATATTAGTAAAGTCAGGGTAAAAGATTATACACGTTCCATTACTGAATTCAGTGTTTCCTTCACCCATTAGGTTCGATTGAAGGACAAAGTACTTTTCCGTTTCAGTAGATATAAGGTACTAAATATATTGATTCACAACATAAAAGGGACTTTGGTTAGCATATAACAATTATGAGAGTTTAACACTATAAATCATAAAGTTAATATTTACTACCAACTTTTATGCTGGTACAAACACTGCTACACTAGgccttttgctggtatagaaatGTCACACAAAAATCCCACCCCTGACTGAATTTACTGTACTCGCAAAAGTTTCAAGCATAGCCCTGGCCTAAATCACATCTGAAAAGTCCCACCCCATAGGTCTAACCAGTGGGAGTTACCTGTAGCTCTGTTCTATatgatgagattttcaaagcctaCTAGGGGACTTAGTTGCACAGCTCACATTAATTGCAATGGGGGTAGTGGAGCTAAATCCTCCTAAATTTTCCCTACAACTTGCCTAGTGAATTCCTCCCCAGCACATACATAGCGAATATCTGAAGGTTCCTTCAAGCAGAAGTGACAAGGTTTTGATCCCTGCCGCAGCTCTGACTCTCAGCAGTAAAGGAATTGGAGACAGGTCCCTCAAGACGACAGCAAAGTCAATAAAATTGAGTCAAATGGGCAGCCAGCGGGAGTTCTTGCAGCTCCATCCAGCCTAGTAGCTTTTTGGGTGGGGCCCATCTCTCCAACAACATggggccctgcagcagcagccacagacAGATATTTTCTAACCACAAGGGGGGGaagaccttgattttttttttccacctcgGATCACAAACTGTACCCAATGCTTAAGTGATCTGACAAACGTATGTGGGGGGTCTTATCACCCCCCTACGTGCCCATTCGCTTGCCCAGCAACTGATTCTGGCCCcaccctcacctctgctcctcctgcagctcctggggttTCAGGCTAGGAGTAGTAATTCACAGAATccaaagggacctcaggaggtcatctagtccaaccccctgctcaaagggggaccaatccccaatttttgccccaaatggccccctcaaggattgaactcacaaccttgggtttagcaggccaatgctcaaaccactgagctattctttACCTCCCTCtcccagaccagtgaggggtggGAACAGGATTCCCTCTACCCCTTCCCAGGCTGGATGCcgcagggagggatgggggcggAGCCATCCTATTGCTCCCAGGAGCAGAGGAGGAATTGGGGCCACCCAGAGCAGCTGGGTAGTTTCCACTTCCTCCTTTGCCCTCCCCTCTTGTGAGAACAGTGTGGGTTCCAGTGGGGAGGGGCGATcctggggtgggtgtgtgtggtgaGTGTGTTGTGCCTGTGTCTGTGGGGGTGTGGAGCCCAGTCTGGGGGCTGCAGGAGCGATACAACACAGGAGCTGTTGTAAAAAGCTGTGCTTAAAGCATGCCCCACTGTGACCcagcttgattttaaaaacaacaacaacctccCTTGTCCCCAGGGTCTGCGACCCATTCCCACCCTGCCCGCTTGAAGCACTGGTGACACCTTCATGCTGTTACAGCACGCTGGGGCTTGGGGAGTCTGTACGGACTCACAGGGAATGCCACCGCCTACCATGTTGCCAACGCCACCTCTACAGCACCCAgcttttccttgctgatctcCAACTCAAGCACCagccaggcctggccctgctCATCCTATGAGAGAGAGGGGGGCAATGGGCTGCAGATCACACAGTCTGTTCCCTGTATGTTACACCGTCTCTTTCTCTGCTTTGTACCATAGGTTGAAGTAAGAGCCAAAATTGTGAGCTCGCTCTCTCCTTCCTGTTGCCACTCTCCCCTCCAAACGACGGCTCATCCCGCCAGCCACGCCATGTCGTCAGACCCAACCACCCCTCCGACAGTCCCAACCCTCCACTCCCCGAAGTCGCCTGTCTGGCCCACCTTCCCCTTTCACCGGGAGGGAAGTCGGATCTGGGAGCGGGGCAATCTTCTCCTCCGGgacctgcccagccccctccccaccaaaagaACCAGAACATACTCTGCGTAAGTATCTGGCTTATGCTGCTGAGGGTTGGACAGGGCAGTCGCTGCACAAGGGGCAATAGGGCAGAGTATAAAAATCCTGTGGACTGCTCCAATGTGGGGGAGCAATGGGAGAGATTGTAGCTGCTGCGTGTATGTGatcacacccagacacccactgGGGCGGTCTCCCTTTGCTGGTTCAACCACAGTAGTTCAGAGACAAGCAGGTATTCCCGGAGCTGTGCTGACCTGGATGATGCATACACATAAGGAGTAGGAAGCCAGGGGAGGCAGGGCCATGCAGAGTGTGTTTTTGAGTGTGTGCTGCAGACGGGGGAACAGCTTATGTGTAACTGAGCTGGCACTCGCCCTGTGGTCTCTGCACaggggtatgtgtgtgcatgcacatactGTTACACGCCAACAATGCTCATGGTGAGCAAACTCAGACCCGTGTCCCTGGGCGCCCTAGGCAAGGAGGGGATCTGATGCCTCCACAAGTAGCTCCCTTACTTCCACCCACCCAGCTGGTTCCCTACTGTCGTCCCCTCCCCTAAACAGAGGGATTGGTACCCACTCAAAAGCGCACGGCAGGTGCTTTTAActtcagcccccctccctcctagaACCCTCTGCACTAGTTAGTGATGCTTCAAAGGAGGTCCTGAGGTAACGGACGCGAAGGATTCTAGGCTGCCAAGGACCCCTCCCTCATACACTCCTTCCCCTCTACTGAGTaaaaatgggagctgccccttaGCAGCCATGGGGGAGCAGATAGGCAGATGCCCCAGGGCTGGTGAAGAGCTGTCTGGGACTGGCACGTTGGTGGGTGATCGGCACTCAGAGTGCTATTCCAGAGGTGCCACTTTAACATGTGGCACCCTGGGCTGCTGCCTCCCTAGCCAGTGGCCACTTGACATGGTGAGTGCGtggctgagcccccccccccccccggccatgtGCCGCAGAGGTTGAGAGAAGTGCTCTGTGTGGCATTGGGGGCCCAGCCCTTTCAGTCGCATAGTGACTGATCTACCTGCCCCCCTTGAAAGGAGGCTATTGCCTGGCTACGGTCTGTTAATTCTGTAAATAACTGACTGATTTCTGACCCAACCTTCTCCTCTTCCACCGCCTACCTCTCCGCTGCAGCGCCACCAATACCTGGGTCTGACAGGCCTTTGCCAGACAGTGGGGATAATAATAGAAGCGATACAATGTCTTTGATTCCTGCCTGGGTTTGGGATTGTCCGTTGTGGAGAGCCACTTCTGGCAGAGGAGAGGGTCCTAAAAATCTGCCTCCTGGTTGTAACTGCAACCTTGATCTTCGAGAGATCATGATTAACGGTGTCCGTCCTGCTAAACTGAGTGGCATCCGTGGCAACCAGAAGACCCTGTAAACAACTGACACTTTCAAACAAACTCTCCCTTCTTTATCCCAAGTGTGCAGGTCTAACTCTGGTATTAAGAGCACCAGTCACAAGAACACAAGACCATGATCTTCATGGTAAGGGACaccattttgtttagaaaagtgGCGACACAACCCTCTCCTGGGCTAAAGATGTGGTGAGACTGATTGGTCTGGCTCCTTTAAGTGGCACTGCCTAATGGTGTCTCTTGTGGTGCTAACTGTGAGGCTACTTCacctcttccccactcctctctccttccctagGACAGCTCGTGCCTCCGCTGGCCCTGTCTTCAAGGGCGTCTGTAAGCAGTTCTCGCGCTCCCAGGGCCACGGCTTCATCACTCCAGAGAACGGCACAGAGGACATATTTGTACACGTGTCTGAGTGAGTCCTGCAGGGAGTGGGATATAGAACCTTTCACCGTGAGGGCATCGCTAGGTCTAGGAGGACTGGATGAATGAAGgggttcctgcccccccccctctccctccctgccgctgtCCCACTGCGAATGGGACAGGATCCTTTAACGTGGAGGTCACTGGTAACAATAGATGGGAATGACCAGAAATTGTTGCCACTTGATGGCTGTTTGGGGCCTGTGAGAAGTGACTTTGGGCTCTGGGAGCCAGCAGGATCTCAGGTCAGTTTGTTGTGGAGATGTGTTCACATCATACAAATAGCCATGATGCCTGGTGTTAACTGGGGCATGAGGGCTAGCTGATGAGATTGGTTATGGAGGCCTAGGACTGGCTAAAatctgcaggggggagggatgggcCGACTCCACTTTGAAGCCCGCTCCTTTCCAAAACTGGGCTCTCTAGGTTGGAGGCACAGTGTGTGTCAGCGAAGTGCACATGCGGCTGCTGGTTGGGCAGTACCTGTCCTGGGGGTAAAACCTCTTCCCGAAGTCTGGATCTTGTGTCCCACCGCAGCAAAACATTTattaaggctgggatttccaaaggggccCACAGAGTCAGAGGCCTGAATGCCAGAGGCGTGAACTTGCTTTTGCCCCATTGAAGGACCCTAGATAATGGGACTCATCATGGTGCCAGAGTCCCTCATGGCATCATCCTGTAGTCAGGGAGAGGAGGGGCTATCACTGCAGCTCTTTCCACCCCTATAGAAAGGGCACAGCTGATGTCAGGTCTTCAGGAATGAAGCATTTGTCCCCACTCCCCCAAGAGCAGCCTGTGACCAAGGACATCACTACTGCCTGATTATTTTTTTGGCTTCGGTCTCGTTTCAGCCCCTAACTATCTACCATATCTTCCTCTCTTCCAGCATCGAGGGGGAGTACGTCCCCATGGAAGGAGACGAGGTCACATACAAAATTTGCCCCATTCCACCCAAGAACCAGAAGTTCCAGGCTGTGGAGGTGGTGCTCACCAACCTGGCCCCGCACACAAAGCACGAGACATGGTCCGGGCAAATAATTGGATCCTAGGCTTCGGGTGGAGTCTACATGAGCTAGCTCAGTctggaggcggggtgggggtggggacagggacaaagtCCGGGGCAGCTGGCttgcgggggagaggggtgggatcACATTTCTTGTTTGCAAAGTGACATGTAGCCGTATCCATTCTGTGTCTTTTATAAGATTACATCCTTGTTTGTAACTGTGTCTTCTTGAGGgtggagagagaggcagagctgcTTTGGGGCAGATTCCCACTTTCCTACATGTCATGAGCTCATGTGGTCTCTCCCCAGGGACATGTGCAGAAGCGCCTGCTTTGTGTTGGGAGAGGAGAGGTGTGAACCCAGCAGGAGTTGATGTCCAGTTTATCCTGCTGCCCATGCTATCCAAACTCACCACTCTTCCCTGATCCCAACTCCTTCAGGAAGCTCTAAATCTCCCATGCAGGGGGCCAGGACAGCCAGAGTTTTGACCCCCCCCAACTTCTTCAAAGCTGACGCTAAGGAGAGCCAGGGGGAATGAGGGGTGGGTGGCAATATCCCTGGAGAGAGTGGGCAAGGAGGCACTCATCATTtgaggggcagggcagccccaCAGAGTCTTAAAGAAGCATGTAGATTGAAAGCTCCAGTTCAGGGTTCTAGAGTCTTTCCTGGAACTCTCTCACCTGGCAAGAGATAGAATCTATTCCCCCTCCAGCCagtgaggggagagaagaggcaaaatggagtGTATCTCCCCCACGTCATTTTATACACCTGCCTGCTGGCtctcagcagctgcagagtgAACAGCTGTGCTCCATAGGCTCTGGATCTGGCCACTGCTCTAGTGAGCCTCATTTGCACCCCCTTCGCCTGTAATTCCCCCAAATACTGGCATCCTGAGCCTGGGGAGTAAGAATATACCAAtaggctgttgttttttttattttttttaaggcaatGGAATGTACCACTatgcggggggaagggggagccttAAAATATGAATTAAGTCTCTCTCCCCTCAACCCTTCCCTCAGGTCCCCACACATGTGATTGAGATTTGCCAAATCTCATTAGTGTGGAGGGAGATGTCCTAAAAACAATGAAGTTAGCTTTGAAAACCTCTTCCTGTCCAGAGTGCGAGGAGACTTTGGCTCTATTCTGCATAAACTCACTGTGgggctttggacaagtcacttaggcagCAGACTCAGAAGCGATCTCTGATTCTTATTTCGTGGTGCTTTAGTTTTCAGTGGCCCAATATGAATCATATTGGATCTgacattcagaggtgctgagtatccaCAGTCCCCAACACTTCATCTGGAGTTGTGGGTGTGCAGCATGTCTGCAAATCAGGGCCTACGTGTCTCAATATATGCTTTTCTGaaccttaatctctctgcctccatttccccattggGACAATAAAGTCTGTTCTTCCTCAGTCCTACCCATTTTGAGGCCTGCGCTTCGTAGGTCCACTAGAAGTGCTAGTTGGTATTTACAGTCTTACTCATACTCCTTTAGAAATCTTCCTCCTTCAGATGATCACAGGTCAAACAGCCCTGTATAGACGTTTGTGTGGTGTTTATtgttgtgtgggtgtgtgtggagagagatcAGGAAAGAGCATAACAAACCAAGAAGGCAATGGGAATAAATCTAGACTCTAGTTACTGATGTCCTGTCCAGTCATGCAGACTCACTAAATTGTAGGCTAGACGCTGTCTTTAATCCTCAAAAGAGTGGTCCTCACTAGCTACATAGCTGGATAGTTTCCTGCTTTAGATTAAGTTGATTAACTTATTTAAGCAATTGAATAAATCTTTGCAAATGCAAAAtgtaagatttttcttttttaggagGCACTCTTCTCAAGCTTCCTCTAGCCACAACAAGTGGTACATTCTGGTTCCTGCTcccacatctcacacacacacacacaaaagcccaTGGTTTGTTCCTGTCCTTGAGTATCCTAGTTGTTGTAGcaactctctctgtctctgtgacCCCGTGGATTTACATGGCATAATTGCTGTGGTTGCTATGGTACCATGGTGTGCTGTATGTACAGGTCACGCTCTCTAGACAGGATGGGGAGGATTGTGTCAGGGGGTGACTTGGGCTTGATGGCTGAAGAAGGAACTCTTAATATCCTGATCACATATAGCACCATAGATGCTGCAGATGAAAAAGACCTATTaggttctcacacacacacacacaccccggctgGTGATTTTTGCACTGATAATGGATGGATAGCAGAGCAGCGGTCTGGGCTGGTAGCTATTGCTCTATGCTGCTGCATGGCCAGAGACCTGCGGTTGAAGACCCCTCT
The nucleotide sequence above comes from Caretta caretta isolate rCarCar2 chromosome 1, rCarCar1.hap1, whole genome shotgun sequence. Encoded proteins:
- the CSDC2 gene encoding cold shock domain-containing protein C2, whose amino-acid sequence is MSSDPTTPPTVPTLHSPKSPVWPTFPFHREGSRIWERGNLLLRDLPSPLPTKRTRTYSATARASAGPVFKGVCKQFSRSQGHGFITPENGTEDIFVHVSDIEGEYVPMEGDEVTYKICPIPPKNQKFQAVEVVLTNLAPHTKHETWSGQIIGS